The DNA window GGCTGGCTTTTCTTAACTGAATCTTGTGGACTGGTAAACACACGACATATAGTATTATTGGgaggaaaagaagaattctGAAAAATCTTGGTTTATTTAGGGCCACACAGTATTGGAGCAAAATGCAAAGTGTATTCATCAGGACGTTTACCACTTCAAGAATACAGTTTCAGCGGTACCAGCCACGTTTTGTTAATACCATTAAGGAAACGGTCAAGTCAGCACAAGAAAAGTCGTACAGTATTACAAGACCGTTGGGGTTGTCAAAACCAGTTTTGTTAAATCATAAATTGTCAGACACATACTCATTATCCAATATATATGAAGAGTTGTTTGGTCAGAAATCCAAAGAGCGAAGACAGAAACAACTAGACTACGATTTAAAACACTCGCCGATTTATGAAGTGAAATCATTTGAGAATACAAAGGGGAAAATATTTACTCCTCCTGTATCGTACTTTCGACAAGACAAATCTTTGTATTTCCCAGATTTTATAGCGAAGACATTGGCTGGTAGTAAGAGAAGTTTGTATGACTCTTTGGACAATAGATTGAGCATTGtcaaattgttttcttctGTTGCCGGTGAACAATGTACTCGCTCGTACTTTAAGGTGGAAAACAAAGATTACTATTCCCAGGATTATGATACCTTTGTGGAGGAATATCCCCGTACCCAGATACTTGATGTGAATATGCCGCAGAGTTGGATCAAGGGATTTGTGACAAACTTGAGCACAGgaaatttaaaaaagtCTTTGAAGCCGGCTCTGAGATACGAGAATTATTTTATCTTGCCGGGCCATATAATGTCAGCAGAAATTAGAGAG is part of the Candida dubliniensis CD36 chromosome R, complete sequence genome and encodes:
- a CDS encoding mitochondrial ATPase complex subunit, putative (Similar to S. cerevisiae ATP10) — its product is MQSVFIRTFTTSRIQFQRYQPRFVNTIKETVKSAQEKSYSITRPLGLSKPVLLNHKLSDTYSLSNIYEELFGQKSKERRQKQLDYDLKHSPIYEVKSFENTKGKIFTPPVSYFRQDKSLYFPDFIAKTLAGSKRSLYDSLDNRLSIVKLFSSVAGEQCTRSYFKVENKDYYSQDYDTFVEEYPRTQILDVNMPQSWIKGFVTNLSTGNLKKSLKPASRYENYFILPGHIMSAEIREQLYCDNQCSGYIYIVDSMGKIRWATSGYATPEDLKLMWKVVKGVQREMTK